In Flavobacteriales bacterium, a single genomic region encodes these proteins:
- a CDS encoding glycosyltransferase gives MKVSLITVAYNSAATIADTIQSIAAQDHPDIEYIIIDGGSTDGTMDLVKNAKSVTKYLSEPDRGLYDAMNKGVALCTGDIIGILNSDDVYQDGQVISDVVRMFDEQPIDCVYGDLVYVDPEDLSKVSRYWKSGEYHRKAFLNGWMPPHPTFFTRRECYKTFGAYDLQFKTSADYELMLRFMFKNHCSTAYLPRILVRMREGGQSNENLINRIRGNKEDRQAWVKNGLNPRFYTLTMKPLRKISQFWSRPGQEG, from the coding sequence ATGAAGGTCAGCCTGATCACAGTCGCCTACAACTCGGCAGCTACCATCGCGGATACCATACAGTCCATCGCGGCTCAAGACCATCCAGATATCGAATACATCATCATCGATGGTGGTAGCACGGATGGTACAATGGACCTGGTCAAAAACGCGAAAAGCGTTACGAAGTATCTCTCTGAGCCCGACCGAGGCCTTTATGATGCTATGAACAAGGGGGTGGCACTTTGTACCGGAGATATCATCGGTATTCTGAATTCAGATGACGTATATCAAGACGGTCAAGTGATATCCGATGTGGTACGCATGTTCGATGAGCAGCCTATCGATTGTGTGTATGGGGATCTGGTCTATGTCGATCCAGAAGATCTGTCCAAAGTGAGCAGGTACTGGAAATCCGGAGAATACCACCGCAAGGCATTTCTGAATGGCTGGATGCCTCCTCACCCTACCTTTTTCACCAGACGGGAATGCTATAAGACCTTCGGTGCATATGACCTTCAATTCAAGACTTCAGCAGACTATGAGTTGATGTTGCGATTCATGTTCAAGAATCATTGCAGCACGGCCTATTTACCACGTATTCTGGTCAGAATGCGAGAAGGAGGCCAGAGCAATGAGAATCTCATCAATCGGATACGAGGCAACAAGGAGGACCGACAGGCTTGGGTGAAGAATGGACTCAATCCACGTTTCTATACCTTGACGATGAAGCCTTTGAGAAAAATAAGTCAGTTCTGGAGTCGACCAGGGCAAGAGGGCTGA